GACACCTGGAACGACAACCCACGCCCCTACGTCTGGACCAAAACCGCCGATCAAATCCTCACCAGCATCGGCAACTACTGCACCAGAATTAATGACTCAGGACACTAGCTGACCGACTGCAGCCGCTGCGGCGGCGCGAACGTCGCATCGCCCAGCCCGAGGTGGTCCCGCAACGTGTCGCCGGTGTACTCGGTGCGGAACAACCCGCGCCGCTGCAGCTCCGGCACCACCGAATCCACGAAATCGTTGAACGTGCCCGGACTTTGGGCCGCCGACACCATGAAACCGTCGGCCTCACCGGCGGTGAACGATGCCTCGATCTGATCGGCGACCTGCTCCGCGGTGCCGACGAACTGCGGCAGCAGCACCCCTTGCGCGTACCACTTGCCGATGTCGCGCAGCGTGAGGTTGTCGCGGTTGGCCACCCGCCGCGCGGTGTCGAACAACCCCTGCGTGCCGGTGACCTGGACGTCCTCGACCGGCGCATCCAGGTCGTAGCGGGAGAAGTCGTGGTCGGTGTGCACTGACAGCGTGATCAGTCCCGAGATCGGGTCGGCGAGCTCGTTGTGGAACGCCTGCTTCTCGCGGGCGATCGACTCCGTTTCGCCGATGAACGGGATGAACGCCGGGAAGATCAGCACCTTGTCCGGATCGCGACCGAAATCCGATGCGCGCGACTTGATGTCGTCGTAGTACGCGCGCCGGCCTTCGGGAGTGGGATCGATCTCGAAGATCGCCTCGGCCCACTTGGCCGCGAAGTCGCGGCCGGTGTTCGACGAGCCGGCCTGGATCAGCACCGGCCTGCCCTGCGGCGAGTGCGGGACGTTGAGCGGCCCGCGCGTCTTGAAGAACTGCCCGTCGTGGTCGACGGCGCGGATCCGTGTCGGATCGGCGAACACGCCGCCCTGCTTGTCCAGCACCAACGCGTCCGGGTCCCAGCTGGACCACAGTTCGAGCGTGGTGCGGACGAACTCGTCGGCCCGCTCGTAGCGGAACTCGTGGTCGAAGTGGTCGTCGTGCCCGAAGTTCTGCGCCTCGCTCTGGGTCAGCGAGGTGACGATGTTCCACGCCACCCGCCCGCGGGTGATGTGATCCAGGCTGGCGAAGATCCGCGCCAACTCGTACGGGTGAAAGAAGGTGGCGGACTTGGTGATCGCCACCCCGAGTTTGGACGTCACCGCGCCGATGCTGGCCGCGACGATCGACGGGTCCAGCGTCGCGGTGGCCTGGGTGCCGCGGCGCAGCGGCTCGGTGATGTCGTCGCCGAAGCGGATCGGCGCCGCGAGCAGGTCGGCGAAGAACACGAAGTCGAACTTGCCGCGCTCGAGGATCCGGCCGATCCGGTGGTAGTAGTCCGGCGTGGTGAACCCGGTGTCGCTGCCGGGATGGCGCCAGGCGGCATGCGAGTGGGTGACCTGCGAGGCGATCTGGAAACCGCCGTGGGTGGGGGTCAGAAGTAGGCGTTCGACGGGACCGGTGTGCCGTGCAGCAGGTGTTCGCCGATCACCTTCGCCTTGTAGACGACGGGGTTGTGCAGGGTGATCGTGCGGATGTTGCGCCAGTGCCGGTCGAGGTTGAGTTTGCGGCTGGCGGCGCTGGCCCCGCCGAGCTCCAGCAGCCTGGTGGCCGCCTCGGGCGCGACGTTGTCGAGGTGCACCTTGACCTTGGCGGCCTTGAGTTGCGCCTCGGTGGCCAGGTCGGCATCCGGTACGCCGTCGACCTCGGAAGCCGTTGCGGCGCCGATGGCTTCGGCGGCGTCGAGCACCGCGGCCCGCGCGACATAGGCCGTGCTGGCCAGGTCGCCGAGCAGCTTCTGGTACAGCGGGTCGTCGCTCGGCCGCTCGGTCACCGCGTGGCTGAAACTCCGCGACCGCGACCGCAGCAGCGCGATCCCGTCGTCGACGACCGACTGCAGAATGCCGGCCACCACCGCGTGGATGAACAACTGCAGCGACGCGTACTGCACGGTCGGCTCGGGTGCGGCGTCGTACGGGGAATCGCTGAGCACCTCGTCGGGCGCCACCGCCACATCGGTGAACACCGTGGTGCCGGTGCCGGTGCGCCGCTGGCCGAAGCCGTCCCAGTCGTCGATCAGCTGCACGCCCTCGCGGTCGGCGGGCACGATGACGGTGGCGACCGAGTCGTGGTCGGTGGTGGCCGTCACGGTGAGGTAGTCGGAGAACAGTGTGCCCGTGCTGTAGTACTTTTCGCCGTTGAGCCGGTACCCATCGGCTGCGTCGGGCAGCAGCCGCGTGTTGAACACCAGGCTGCCCACCGCCAGCGAACCCTTCTCGCTGAACGCATTACCGAAGATCTTGCCCGCGGCGACCTTGTCCAGCCACTGCTGTGACCGCGGGTCCGCGGACAGCCGCAGCCGCTCCTCGACGAACCAGAAGTGTGTGCGGAAGATGTGCGCGACGATGGGGTCGGCGTGCGCGACATCGATGACGCTTGCGAACAGCTGCGGCACCGTGAAGCCGGCCCCGCCGTCGGCCTCGGGGAGCCGCAGCGTGCCGAAGCCGGCTCGCTTCAGCGCCGCGACCTCGTCAAAGGGGTTCTCGTCGTTGAGGTCTCGTTCGCTGGCCCCGGCAGCGATCCGGGCGAGCAGTGCGGTCCATTCCGGTGATCCGGGCAGGACTCGTGTCGGGTGGTCGACGGTTGTCATGGCACCAGTTGTAGCGACGCCGGTGCCGGGAGGCACTGCTTTGACTCACGCCGAACCTAACGCCGGACTCAGGAGTTCATGAACCCGATCTTCGTGTAGTCCGCATCGGCCAGGCCGAACGCGCCGAAGTTCGCCAGCGCGCTTCGCACCGCCACGTTTCCGGTCGACTGGGTCAACGGCAGGCTGAACACCTCGTCGAACAGCAGCTTGTCCAACTCGTTGGCCGACGCGCGGGCCTTGGCCGGATCCAGTTCGCTGACGGTCTGCTCGATCTTCGCGTCGATCTCGGGGCTGCTGATCTTGCCGAAGTTGCTCTCGGCGCCGGTGCGGTAGATCTGCGTCAGGCTCGACAGCGGGAAAGCGTCGCCGCTCCAGGCGAATTGGGCGATGTCGAAGTTGCCCACCGTCACATAGTCGGTGAAGAAACCCGCCGCGGGGCGGATGTCCAGTTCCAGTTTGACGCCGATCTGGGCGAGGTTGTTCTGCGCGATCTGGCCGTACTGCCGGGTGCCGAGCGAGTCGAACAACACGTCGCGGATCACCAATTGGCGGCCGTCCTTCTCGCGGAACTGCCCGTTGAGCCGCCAACCGAGCGCGTCGAGTTCCTGTTTGGCCTTCTCGGGGTCGAACGCGACCGCGCCGCTGTTGTCCTGGTAGCCCTCCTGGCCGGCGACGTAGATGTGGTTGTTCAGCGGTGCCGGGTTGTCGGCGAGGCCGCGCTGGGTGACGTCGGCGATGGTCTTGCGGTCGATGCCCTTGGCGACCGCGCGCCGCAGCGCCGGGTCGGCCAGGATGGAGCCGGGCGCGCCGTTGAACGTGAAGTGGTACCACGCCAGCCCGGGTGCACGCCGGACGGTCACGCCGTCGGTGCGACGGGCGATCTGCATCTCGTCGAGCGTGGCCAGTCCGGTGGCGTCGATGGTGTTGTTCT
The window above is part of the Mycolicibacterium rutilum genome. Proteins encoded here:
- a CDS encoding LLM class flavin-dependent oxidoreductase — encoded protein: MTPTHGGFQIASQVTHSHAAWRHPGSDTGFTTPDYYHRIGRILERGKFDFVFFADLLAAPIRFGDDITEPLRRGTQATATLDPSIVAASIGAVTSKLGVAITKSATFFHPYELARIFASLDHITRGRVAWNIVTSLTQSEAQNFGHDDHFDHEFRYERADEFVRTTLELWSSWDPDALVLDKQGGVFADPTRIRAVDHDGQFFKTRGPLNVPHSPQGRPVLIQAGSSNTGRDFAAKWAEAIFEIDPTPEGRRAYYDDIKSRASDFGRDPDKVLIFPAFIPFIGETESIAREKQAFHNELADPISGLITLSVHTDHDFSRYDLDAPVEDVQVTGTQGLFDTARRVANRDNLTLRDIGKWYAQGVLLPQFVGTAEQVADQIEASFTAGEADGFMVSAAQSPGTFNDFVDSVVPELQRRGLFRTEYTGDTLRDHLGLGDATFAPPQRLQSVS
- a CDS encoding acyl-CoA dehydrogenase family protein; the protein is MTTVDHPTRVLPGSPEWTALLARIAAGASERDLNDENPFDEVAALKRAGFGTLRLPEADGGAGFTVPQLFASVIDVAHADPIVAHIFRTHFWFVEERLRLSADPRSQQWLDKVAAGKIFGNAFSEKGSLAVGSLVFNTRLLPDAADGYRLNGEKYYSTGTLFSDYLTVTATTDHDSVATVIVPADREGVQLIDDWDGFGQRRTGTGTTVFTDVAVAPDEVLSDSPYDAAPEPTVQYASLQLFIHAVVAGILQSVVDDGIALLRSRSRSFSHAVTERPSDDPLYQKLLGDLASTAYVARAAVLDAAEAIGAATASEVDGVPDADLATEAQLKAAKVKVHLDNVAPEAATRLLELGGASAASRKLNLDRHWRNIRTITLHNPVVYKAKVIGEHLLHGTPVPSNAYF
- a CDS encoding ABC transporter family substrate-binding protein; amino-acid sequence: MKIRRLAAATMIAALTLTACSGGSEEAPSAGGTAEVGTTNDINPQDVGNLKKGGNLRLALNELPPNFNSLHIDGNTGDNNSLMKPTMPRAFRIAADGSATVNTDYFTSVELTGTNPQVVTYTINPKAVWSDGTPITWEDLQSQINATSGKDKNFAIAATNGSDRVAKVERGVDDRQAVITFAKPWADWRGMFAGSTMLLPKASTATPEAFNRAQLNAPGPSAGPFIVSNIDRGAKRITLTRNPKWWGEQPLLDSITYLVLDDAARIPALQNNTIDATGLATLDEMQIARRTDGVTVRRAPGLAWYHFTFNGAPGSILADPALRRAVAKGIDRKTIADVTQRGLADNPAPLNNHIYVAGQEGYQDNSGAVAFDPEKAKQELDALGWRLNGQFREKDGRQLVIRDVLFDSLGTRQYGQIAQNNLAQIGVKLELDIRPAAGFFTDYVTVGNFDIAQFAWSGDAFPLSSLTQIYRTGAESNFGKISSPEIDAKIEQTVSELDPAKARASANELDKLLFDEVFSLPLTQSTGNVAVRSALANFGAFGLADADYTKIGFMNS